The proteins below come from a single uncultured Dethiosulfovibrio sp. genomic window:
- a CDS encoding glycosyltransferase family 2 protein — MSDIKLTIAIPVYNGERFITKTLNSIAEEVSSLPSETCSDLEILVSDNCSIDNTKHEVDKFKSCSNLIINYNFNSENLGYDKNLDVIFDRAKGIFVWLLGCGETIKKGAIKKLVDKLGDHDVSVFFLGFDSFEERTGEIKTEICIDDDLFVRDKTEFMKFPGIQALAVSQCVFSKADWLRTKRDLFEDGWCHVERLLSIVLDDDFKGLIYLDGVYFTLLREQDGWWATELWLINNLSFYFLKMRFLTLFCPEIGLSEARDIVVESILSRRYSARTIFSAIILAKRRGFCFDDTTKKRIKTIYGNCWYYIFLKIMYNF, encoded by the coding sequence ATGAGCGATATAAAACTTACGATTGCTATCCCTGTTTACAACGGAGAGCGGTTTATCACTAAAACCCTCAATAGTATTGCTGAAGAAGTATCTTCCTTACCTTCTGAGACATGCTCTGATTTGGAAATCTTAGTATCCGATAATTGTTCCATTGATAACACTAAGCATGAAGTTGATAAATTTAAGTCTTGTAGTAATCTAATTATAAATTATAACTTTAATTCAGAAAATCTAGGTTACGATAAAAACTTGGATGTTATTTTTGACAGGGCTAAAGGTATTTTTGTTTGGCTTTTAGGGTGCGGAGAGACTATAAAAAAAGGTGCAATAAAAAAATTGGTAGATAAACTCGGTGACCACGATGTATCGGTGTTTTTTTTAGGATTCGATAGCTTTGAGGAAAGAACAGGGGAAATAAAAACAGAGATTTGCATAGACGATGATTTATTTGTTCGTGACAAGACTGAGTTTATGAAATTTCCTGGCATACAGGCGTTAGCCGTGAGTCAGTGTGTTTTCAGTAAAGCCGATTGGTTAAGGACTAAAAGGGACCTTTTTGAGGATGGATGGTGTCACGTAGAAAGACTGCTCAGCATAGTCTTAGACGATGATTTTAAGGGGTTAATTTATCTTGATGGTGTGTATTTTACCCTTCTAAGGGAGCAGGATGGTTGGTGGGCCACAGAGCTTTGGCTGATAAATAATTTATCTTTCTATTTTTTAAAAATGAGGTTTTTGACTCTTTTCTGTCCTGAGATAGGTCTTTCTGAGGCTAGAGATATCGTTGTAGAATCGATTTTATCCAGAAGATATTCAGCTAGAACTATTTTTAGTGCGATAATACTAGCAAAGAGAAGAGGTTTTTGCTTCGATGATACTACAAAGAAAAGGATAAAAACTATCTATGGAAATTGTTGGTATTATATATTTTTAAAGATTATGTATAATTTTTAA
- a CDS encoding DegT/DnrJ/EryC1/StrS family aminotransferase: MDEIKSPKIATVLLSYDYGLPERRPSLERGRFFPAICDFADVTPFWLEENGYPEDLEGLQDRLGRVQLKKLPDFIRRRKENWSYLRDRLGRSGDRLILPEAQENGDPSWFGFLITVREEARFTRDDGVRLLEGKGVQTRMLFAGNLIKHPCFDSMRSSGVGYRRIGDLSVTDRIMRDTFWIGVYPAWTPPP, translated from the coding sequence ATGGACGAGATCAAGAGTCCTAAAATAGCGACGGTACTCCTGTCCTACGACTACGGTTTGCCCGAAAGGAGACCGTCTTTGGAGAGAGGGCGCTTCTTCCCCGCTATATGCGACTTTGCCGACGTAACTCCCTTTTGGCTGGAGGAGAACGGCTACCCAGAGGATCTGGAGGGACTTCAGGATAGATTAGGAAGGGTTCAGCTTAAGAAACTGCCGGACTTTATACGGCGAAGGAAGGAAAACTGGTCCTACCTGAGGGACAGACTGGGACGGTCCGGCGACAGGCTCATACTGCCCGAGGCCCAGGAGAACGGCGACCCCAGCTGGTTCGGCTTTCTCATAACCGTCAGGGAAGAGGCGAGGTTCACCAGGGATGACGGGGTCAGGCTACTTGAGGGTAAAGGGGTCCAGACCAGGATGCTCTTCGCTGGAAACCTCATAAAACACCCATGTTTCGACTCTATGAGATCCTCCGGGGTCGGCTATCGGCGGATAGGGGACCTCTCTGTGACTGACCGGATAATGAGGGACACCTTCTGGATAGGGGTGTACCCTGCCTGGACACCTCCTCCATAA
- a CDS encoding VWA domain-containing protein → MVSVFKRRGLVLSLCVLVLWAGCAFASVRVRSGPGEIGLSWSGSNEPVESQVMVSGPVERAVTVKGSGVLIGNLPSGRYEVRLLRGKGIELFVVDVPMEVKASARRSDSGPSALVEMGLDTSLYPNIALQFRPVDSNGGPIGEVFSPQDFKLYEEGRIIPDFSMSVPSSKDVTRVADLVVVFDDTGSMGDEIGYLREKIVEFIGSISGSGIDLRYRLITYKDDANDGWFWTTSPDQFKGQVSSLDATGGAGWYEDGFEAMKIATEYDFRPGAQRVFMLFTDAPCWEGLDENGKPTPTWDEMVEDLKDAGVVLYAIAIDDEGSPDIGHSYSHGGLSGTTFNQYNGSGSLTDLTGGKWFDIRGDFSSIIDEIGSAVGGSYLLSYRTPNLPETLSGDDVVDVRLTFRDSIELLTSYDVNIPPVVTVYGPTKVSADAGVPISFDVVFGDLDGDGISSLRFTYRFEGDESSKYIDYSGGLDSGRLEVVLSGDQVPKDAPLLYSARVIDGEGARAVFPKDGSSAYVSRESRPFVIVSADASLDSSWNMTVALVLGDLPSDGEPSFLVYKSTGGDFAGVAGSPVIATKDGDVYKVVLSAEDMAGFGAVQVGVQVKGLLRKTRVFYYAVDPGAVIRGKADTVILTNLAKMGSTAGLEKAISDLVVAAWKLDASGRPLAEDGSGLNMLPVVVDLQDRAILSGAQAPFQLKWDGGAYGTAEEVVAGLKALFLRSGLVLKDSMTLVIVGANEAIPYGTSENAFSWLGTESDWYKNSLKSSKAPGLESLYAGNLYPSDVIYRNSFLRAGRLVETADDATALINRYISDGAYLVDRKNLLYLGGYDRNNETDGFLIGKWLKSYSALISQKGWSTDNGSVYDPTDGFAGTKIVSALNAIGGGIAVMTGHGHYYLIQNGKGSDELFFAGAQSGFGSGSQISSLENVVLFTNACHSGLNFVSSSSGSVSDTDFPEIFAQDGRALAVYVANTPYGIYTPAGVGYSDRLTQNAVRQLVDGTSDTVVYDGVFKGTALPYEPSINEDIMGRPQFYGIPSYRLGPAPVAATASKGASLAVSRMSSVAETVQGGRFFDSMTTRGTSSMGLKLEFKMISADYSIGADGKVQVYGVGQTDGFGRPALLFSTSVPKGSSISGDLTVTVGKTKEDIYGGSVSSRFANSDKEETKDLNTSSFDDMILASADIDGDRLVVSLWPVQYNTSESSLRITEEAAISLNVAFPKGSVSLAAVDDADMDGLPGWWERAYGLDDNDPSGINGPDGDPDKDGLSNMEEFLGGSDPNSKYSGSSDTTDVSWGADRPTIALTSESVSEPTSSDVVIALTNLPDKAVTVQLDYWPKGFEAQLRTTDPVPVKGATTSSFKGASGLSANVRLIGLKASTEYVFKAIAFDTLGVPSTPSGEVSFKTAAADAPAPVDPENPNPSSGGGGCDIGATPSMALLLLAPMVVFFSRR, encoded by the coding sequence ATGGTGAGTGTTTTTAAAAGGCGGGGCTTGGTCCTGTCGCTTTGTGTGCTGGTCCTGTGGGCTGGCTGTGCTTTTGCGTCGGTGAGGGTGAGGTCCGGTCCCGGGGAGATCGGCCTTTCCTGGTCCGGCAGCAACGAGCCGGTTGAGTCTCAGGTTATGGTGTCCGGTCCTGTTGAGAGGGCCGTGACGGTCAAAGGGAGCGGTGTCCTTATAGGGAACCTTCCCTCAGGAAGATATGAAGTCAGGCTGTTGCGGGGAAAGGGAATAGAGCTTTTCGTCGTGGACGTGCCGATGGAGGTTAAGGCGTCCGCCAGGAGGTCCGATTCCGGGCCGTCCGCTTTGGTTGAGATGGGTCTGGATACGTCCCTCTATCCCAACATAGCCCTCCAGTTTCGGCCGGTCGACTCCAACGGAGGGCCTATAGGGGAGGTCTTTTCCCCTCAGGACTTTAAGCTCTACGAAGAGGGCCGGATTATCCCCGACTTTTCCATGTCGGTGCCTTCGTCGAAGGACGTAACCAGGGTTGCCGATCTGGTGGTCGTTTTCGACGATACCGGCAGTATGGGAGACGAGATCGGCTATTTGAGGGAGAAAATAGTCGAGTTTATAGGGAGTATCTCTGGGTCCGGCATAGACCTGAGATACAGGCTCATTACCTACAAAGACGACGCCAACGACGGCTGGTTCTGGACGACCTCCCCGGATCAATTTAAGGGACAGGTCAGTTCTCTGGATGCAACCGGTGGTGCTGGATGGTACGAAGATGGTTTTGAGGCCATGAAGATCGCCACCGAGTACGATTTCCGTCCTGGGGCACAGAGGGTTTTTATGCTCTTCACCGATGCCCCGTGCTGGGAGGGCCTTGACGAGAACGGCAAGCCCACACCCACCTGGGATGAGATGGTGGAGGACCTCAAAGACGCCGGGGTTGTGCTCTACGCCATCGCCATCGACGATGAAGGAAGTCCAGATATCGGTCATTCCTATTCTCACGGTGGATTGTCTGGTACTACATTTAACCAGTATAACGGTTCGGGCAGTCTCACCGACCTTACCGGAGGAAAGTGGTTCGACATAAGAGGCGATTTCTCCTCCATTATCGACGAGATAGGATCGGCGGTTGGAGGGAGCTACCTCCTGTCCTATAGGACCCCTAACCTCCCTGAGACCCTTTCGGGGGACGATGTGGTCGACGTCAGGTTGACCTTCAGGGATTCTATCGAGCTTCTGACCAGCTATGACGTGAATATCCCTCCTGTGGTGACCGTTTACGGCCCCACTAAGGTAAGTGCCGATGCGGGAGTGCCTATATCCTTCGACGTGGTTTTCGGAGACCTGGACGGAGACGGTATTTCTTCCCTTCGTTTTACCTATCGTTTCGAGGGAGACGAGTCGAGCAAATATATTGACTACTCCGGTGGATTGGATAGCGGTCGGCTTGAGGTCGTTCTGTCAGGGGATCAGGTTCCGAAGGACGCCCCTCTTCTTTACTCCGCCCGGGTTATAGACGGAGAAGGCGCTAGAGCGGTGTTCCCTAAAGACGGCAGTTCCGCCTATGTCTCCAGGGAGAGCCGTCCTTTCGTCATAGTCTCTGCCGATGCCTCTTTGGATAGTTCCTGGAACATGACGGTTGCCTTGGTTTTAGGTGACCTTCCCTCCGACGGTGAGCCTTCTTTCCTGGTGTACAAGAGCACCGGAGGGGATTTTGCTGGAGTGGCAGGTTCCCCTGTGATTGCCACCAAGGACGGAGATGTCTATAAGGTGGTTCTTTCCGCCGAGGATATGGCGGGCTTTGGCGCTGTTCAGGTTGGAGTTCAGGTGAAGGGACTCCTCAGAAAGACCAGGGTTTTCTACTACGCCGTCGATCCTGGGGCTGTTATACGTGGGAAGGCCGATACGGTTATACTGACGAATCTGGCCAAAATGGGCTCCACCGCTGGCCTCGAAAAGGCTATCTCCGACCTGGTGGTGGCCGCTTGGAAGCTCGATGCATCCGGAAGGCCTCTCGCGGAGGACGGCAGTGGACTGAATATGCTTCCGGTGGTGGTGGACCTCCAGGATAGGGCCATTCTGTCCGGTGCTCAGGCTCCCTTCCAGCTTAAGTGGGATGGCGGAGCTTACGGTACCGCCGAGGAGGTCGTGGCCGGTCTCAAGGCCCTTTTCCTTCGGTCCGGTCTGGTGCTTAAGGATTCTATGACTCTGGTGATAGTAGGTGCCAACGAGGCTATCCCCTACGGCACGTCGGAAAACGCATTTTCCTGGCTTGGGACGGAGAGTGACTGGTATAAGAATTCCCTCAAGTCCTCCAAGGCCCCTGGCCTTGAGTCCCTCTACGCCGGAAACCTGTACCCTTCAGACGTTATCTACCGAAACTCCTTCCTCCGTGCAGGGAGGCTGGTGGAGACCGCCGACGACGCCACAGCCCTCATAAATCGCTATATCAGCGACGGGGCCTATCTGGTGGATAGAAAGAACCTTCTGTACCTCGGTGGATACGACAGAAACAACGAGACCGATGGATTTCTGATCGGTAAATGGCTAAAGTCCTACAGTGCCCTGATTTCCCAAAAAGGTTGGTCTACCGATAACGGTTCGGTTTACGATCCTACCGATGGTTTTGCGGGAACCAAGATAGTCTCCGCTTTAAATGCCATAGGTGGTGGTATCGCCGTAATGACGGGACACGGACATTACTACCTTATCCAGAACGGCAAGGGAAGCGACGAGCTTTTCTTCGCCGGGGCTCAGAGCGGTTTCGGAAGTGGCTCTCAGATTTCCTCTCTGGAGAACGTGGTGCTGTTCACCAACGCCTGTCATTCGGGGCTGAACTTCGTGTCTTCCTCATCTGGCTCGGTCTCTGATACCGACTTCCCGGAGATATTCGCCCAAGATGGCAGAGCTCTGGCGGTCTACGTTGCCAACACTCCCTACGGGATCTACACCCCAGCGGGGGTAGGCTACAGCGACAGACTGACCCAGAACGCAGTGAGGCAGCTTGTGGACGGAACTTCGGACACTGTGGTTTACGATGGTGTGTTCAAGGGGACAGCCCTTCCCTACGAGCCGTCCATCAACGAGGATATAATGGGAAGGCCCCAGTTCTACGGCATTCCATCCTATCGTCTTGGACCCGCTCCTGTCGCCGCCACCGCCTCTAAAGGGGCTTCTTTAGCGGTTTCCAGGATGTCTTCGGTGGCTGAGACGGTCCAAGGCGGACGATTCTTCGACTCGATGACCACCAGAGGAACTTCCTCTATGGGGCTTAAGCTGGAGTTCAAAATGATATCCGCCGACTACTCTATAGGTGCAGACGGAAAGGTTCAGGTCTACGGAGTAGGCCAGACCGATGGCTTTGGCCGTCCTGCCCTGCTTTTCTCCACCTCCGTGCCTAAAGGCAGCTCTATCAGTGGGGACCTTACCGTCACCGTCGGTAAGACCAAGGAGGATATTTACGGAGGATCGGTGAGCAGCAGGTTTGCAAACAGCGATAAGGAGGAGACCAAGGACCTGAACACCTCGTCTTTCGACGATATGATTTTGGCCAGCGCCGATATCGACGGCGATCGTCTGGTGGTGTCCCTGTGGCCCGTTCAGTACAACACCTCTGAGTCGAGTTTAAGGATAACCGAAGAGGCGGCGATCTCCCTTAACGTGGCTTTCCCGAAGGGTTCGGTTTCCCTGGCAGCGGTGGACGATGCCGATATGGACGGCCTCCCTGGATGGTGGGAGAGGGCCTACGGCCTGGACGACAACGATCCCTCAGGGATAAACGGTCCTGACGGCGATCCCGATAAAGACGGCCTGTCGAATATGGAGGAGTTCCTGGGAGGTTCCGACCCGAACTCCAAGTACAGCGGTTCGTCCGACACCACCGATGTCTCCTGGGGAGCTGATAGGCCGACCATCGCCTTGACCTCCGAGTCGGTTTCGGAGCCCACAAGCTCCGATGTGGTTATAGCTCTGACCAATCTGCCCGATAAGGCCGTGACGGTTCAGCTCGACTATTGGCCGAAGGGCTTTGAGGCTCAGCTTCGGACGACCGATCCTGTTCCCGTAAAGGGAGCGACGACCTCGTCCTTTAAGGGAGCCTCCGGCCTTTCCGCTAACGTTCGCCTGATCGGTCTGAAGGCTAGTACGGAGTATGTGTTCAAGGCGATAGCCTTCGATACACTGGGAGTGCCCTCCACTCCCTCCGGAGAGGTCAGCTTTAAGACCGCCGCAGCCGACGCCCCGGCGCCGGTGGATCCCGAGAATCCTAATCCAAGCTCCGGCGGCGGCGGATGTGACATAGGGGCGACGCCCTCTATGGCCTTGCTGCTTCTGGCCCCGATGGTGGTGTTTTTCTCTAGAAGGTAA
- the gmd gene encoding GDP-mannose 4,6-dehydratase produces MKKALITGITGQDGAYLSEFLLCKGYEVHGMKRRSSLFNTGRIDHLFSDPHEESRGLILHYGDLTDSSNIIRLLQEIKPDEIYNLAAQSHVKVSFETPEYTANGDGLGVLRILEAIRILGLEKTTRFYQASTSELYGKVQEIPQRETTPFYPRSPYAAAKLYGYWITVNYREAYGIYGCNGILFNHESPLRGETFVTRKITRAVARISLGLQDKIYLGNMDAKRDWGHARDYVEAMWLMLQQDTPDDYVVATGETHSVREFVELSFKEVGIPIEWRGTGVDEVGFDPSTGKVLVEIDPRYFRPTEVELLLGDPTKAKEMLGWERRVTFSELVKEMVSHDLDLFKKDILCRDAGYQVCPSIEDLS; encoded by the coding sequence ATGAAAAAAGCTTTGATAACCGGCATAACCGGACAGGACGGAGCGTACCTGTCGGAGTTCCTACTCTGCAAGGGCTACGAGGTTCACGGAATGAAGAGGCGGTCGTCTTTGTTCAACACCGGCAGGATAGACCACCTGTTCAGCGACCCTCACGAGGAAAGCCGGGGACTGATTCTCCACTACGGCGACCTGACCGACTCTTCCAATATAATCAGGCTCCTCCAGGAGATAAAGCCCGACGAGATATACAACCTGGCGGCACAAAGCCACGTCAAGGTATCCTTTGAGACGCCGGAGTACACCGCTAACGGTGACGGACTGGGAGTCCTTCGTATCCTGGAGGCCATCCGCATACTGGGGTTGGAGAAGACGACACGCTTCTACCAGGCGTCCACCAGCGAGCTTTACGGCAAGGTCCAGGAGATTCCCCAGAGGGAGACCACCCCCTTCTACCCCAGAAGCCCCTACGCCGCCGCCAAGCTCTACGGTTACTGGATCACCGTCAACTACCGGGAGGCATACGGCATCTACGGCTGTAACGGCATACTTTTCAACCACGAATCACCCCTTCGGGGAGAGACCTTCGTCACCAGAAAGATCACCAGGGCTGTCGCTCGGATCTCCCTAGGCCTTCAGGACAAAATATACCTGGGCAACATGGATGCCAAACGGGACTGGGGCCACGCAAGAGACTACGTCGAGGCCATGTGGCTCATGCTCCAGCAGGACACCCCCGACGACTATGTCGTCGCCACAGGGGAAACCCACTCGGTCAGGGAGTTCGTTGAGCTCTCCTTCAAAGAAGTCGGGATACCTATAGAGTGGCGTGGAACAGGGGTGGACGAGGTAGGATTCGACCCCTCCACCGGAAAGGTCCTGGTCGAGATCGACCCCAGATACTTCAGGCCCACGGAGGTGGAGCTTCTCCTAGGCGACCCCACCAAGGCAAAGGAGATGCTGGGCTGGGAGAGGCGAGTCACGTTCTCCGAGCTGGTCAAGGAAATGGTCTCCCACGACCTGGACCTGTTCAAAAAAGACATCCTCTGCCGGGACGCAGGATACCAGGTATGCCCCTCCATAGAGGACCTGTCTTGA
- a CDS encoding NAD(P)-dependent oxidoreductase, protein MDLTDPSASIPHAELVIHAAGDVSTGNTEAMERPLVDGTRLVADLAGRSGTKKFLFVSSGVVYGASKEGRPFKEDHQGAPDSCGSDLYGNGKRWGETLSVLRGRSGMKVSIARCFAFPGAFLPLNGRFALGDFLADGLAGKTIKVKGTGKPLRSYMDGGEMALWLLKTLLDGRAGRLYNVGSPDGRPIGEVPSVVADIGLECTVSFEESLRRMVIWNGGGLDES, encoded by the coding sequence GTGGACCTGACCGATCCATCCGCCTCAATCCCCCACGCCGAGCTGGTGATACACGCCGCCGGAGACGTCTCCACCGGCAACACCGAGGCCATGGAGAGGCCCCTGGTGGACGGGACCAGATTGGTTGCGGATCTGGCCGGAAGGTCCGGGACTAAAAAATTTCTCTTCGTAAGCTCCGGTGTGGTCTACGGCGCCTCGAAAGAAGGACGTCCATTTAAAGAGGATCACCAAGGAGCTCCGGACTCCTGTGGCTCCGACCTCTACGGAAACGGCAAAAGATGGGGCGAGACCCTGTCGGTCCTGAGGGGGCGTTCTGGAATGAAGGTCTCTATAGCCCGATGCTTCGCCTTCCCCGGAGCCTTTCTGCCCCTTAACGGACGGTTTGCCCTTGGGGACTTTCTGGCCGACGGACTGGCGGGGAAAACCATAAAGGTCAAGGGGACGGGAAAGCCCCTCAGGTCCTACATGGACGGAGGGGAGATGGCCCTTTGGCTGCTAAAGACTTTGTTGGACGGCAGGGCTGGCCGACTTTACAACGTAGGCTCTCCCGACGGTCGCCCCATAGGGGAGGTGCCCTCAGTGGTGGCCGATATTGGACTGGAATGCACCGTCTCCTTTGAGGAATCCCTGAGGCGGATGGTTATTTGGAACGGAGGTGGCTTGGATGAAAGCTAG
- a CDS encoding thiamine pyrophosphate-binding protein, translating into MKASDWIASYLADRGIDRVFEMIGGMTTHLLDSIYREGRSSIVTVHHEQAGAMAACGWAQVKGLPGVPLATSGPGAVNLLTGVGTCYFDSVPAIFITGQVNRNKLSTGRPMRQLGFQETDVVSMAKAITKGSVQVTDPEDIPEIMDWAFKTSDDLGPSLLVVSISPEVGIAPKMAFGRGWDDMEPIRPVS; encoded by the coding sequence ATGAAAGCTAGCGACTGGATAGCTTCTTACCTGGCGGATAGAGGTATAGACCGGGTATTTGAGATGATAGGGGGCATGACCACCCATCTGTTAGACTCCATATACCGTGAGGGCCGTAGCTCCATCGTCACCGTCCATCACGAACAGGCCGGAGCTATGGCCGCATGTGGCTGGGCCCAGGTAAAGGGCCTCCCAGGCGTGCCCCTGGCCACCAGTGGGCCAGGGGCGGTGAACCTCCTTACCGGGGTCGGAACCTGTTATTTCGACTCTGTTCCCGCCATATTCATAACAGGTCAGGTAAATCGAAACAAGCTGAGCACCGGCAGGCCTATGAGACAGCTTGGATTTCAGGAGACCGACGTGGTGTCCATGGCTAAGGCCATAACCAAAGGATCGGTCCAGGTGACCGACCCGGAGGATATCCCCGAGATAATGGACTGGGCCTTTAAAACCTCCGATGACCTAGGCCCATCCCTTTTGGTCGTGTCCATCTCCCCGGAGGTGGGGATAGCCCCTAAGATGGCCTTTGGAAGGGGTTGGGACGATATGGAGCCGATCAGGCCTGTTTCTTAG
- a CDS encoding sugar phosphate nucleotidyltransferase, with protein sequence MSLCGQEGIKIRWDSQIVYQSSDVGLKGDILVLEPEGKNTAPAIALGLAHLMGKGATRETPVLVCPSDHIIQNEKAFHDSLKLGLLALEEGKLVTFGIVPDAPETGFGYIKKGEDKGGWHDVSQFVEKPDLKKAKEYVQSGQYLWNGGIFLFWAGDMIDSFKEHLPEIAKLMEGGESPMVEGFKDLPSVSIDYGIMEKAPSVAVVPLDACWSDLGSWDAIYQQGEKDGNRNVLKGDVLADRSEGCLVQGDRRLIALSGVSDLLVVDTADALYIAPRGTSQSVKDVVSTLKERSRPEITQAPESVRRWGDYRILHEGESTFIQKNQLHRLINPRKIPLEIIEVQNGPYLGEDDIVRIDRV encoded by the coding sequence TTGTCCCTCTGTGGGCAAGAGGGCATAAAAATAAGATGGGACAGCCAGATAGTCTACCAGTCCTCCGACGTAGGCCTAAAAGGTGACATACTGGTACTGGAGCCGGAGGGCAAAAACACCGCCCCCGCCATAGCTCTGGGACTGGCCCACCTGATGGGAAAAGGGGCAACCAGGGAAACTCCCGTCCTGGTGTGTCCCAGCGACCACATCATCCAAAACGAAAAAGCCTTCCACGATAGCCTCAAGCTGGGGCTACTGGCCCTGGAAGAAGGAAAGCTGGTCACCTTCGGCATAGTCCCAGACGCTCCGGAGACCGGATTTGGCTACATAAAAAAAGGCGAAGACAAAGGAGGCTGGCACGATGTATCCCAGTTTGTCGAAAAGCCGGACCTGAAAAAAGCAAAAGAATACGTCCAAAGCGGACAATACCTATGGAACGGTGGGATATTCCTCTTTTGGGCCGGGGACATGATAGACTCCTTCAAAGAACATCTCCCGGAGATAGCGAAGCTCATGGAGGGTGGAGAGAGCCCCATGGTCGAGGGATTCAAAGACCTCCCCTCGGTCTCCATAGACTACGGCATAATGGAAAAAGCTCCCTCCGTGGCGGTGGTCCCGCTGGACGCCTGCTGGTCCGACCTGGGGAGCTGGGACGCCATCTATCAGCAGGGGGAAAAAGACGGCAACCGCAACGTCCTTAAGGGGGACGTTCTTGCTGACCGGTCGGAAGGATGCCTGGTCCAAGGGGACAGACGGCTCATAGCCTTGTCTGGGGTCAGCGACCTCCTGGTGGTGGACACCGCCGACGCCCTGTACATAGCCCCTAGAGGGACATCCCAATCGGTAAAAGACGTAGTCTCCACCCTGAAAGAGCGGTCCAGACCGGAGATAACCCAGGCCCCCGAAAGCGTCAGGAGATGGGGAGACTATAGAATCCTCCACGAAGGAGAAAGCACCTTTATCCAGAAAAACCAGCTCCACAGGCTCATAAACCCCAGAAAGATCCCCCTCGAGATAATAGAGGTCCAAAACGGGCCATATCTTGGGGAGGACGATATTGTTAGGATAGATAGAGTATAG